The following are encoded together in the Lathyrus oleraceus cultivar Zhongwan6 chromosome 3, CAAS_Psat_ZW6_1.0, whole genome shotgun sequence genome:
- the LOC127125893 gene encoding sugar transporter ERD6-like 6 codes for MALSLLVVSISFYLKEYISPDSDLYATLSLVSVAGVVVMVIAFSLGLGAISWIIMSEILPINIKGLAGSFATLANWFFSWLVTLTANLLLDWSSGGTFTIYTAVCVFTAGFVAIWVPETKGKTLEEIQQFFR; via the exons ATGGCTTTGAGTCTTTTGGTTGTTTCAATATCATTCTACTTGAAg GAATATATATCACCAGATTCTGATTTATATGCGACATTGAGCCTTGTATCGGTGGCTGGAGTTGTG GTCATGGTTATTGCATTCTCTCTGGGATTAGGAGCAATATCATGGATTATAATGTCTGAG ATTCTTCCGATTAACATCAAAGGCCTAGCTGGAAGTTTTGCAACACTTGCCAATTGGTTCTTTTCCTGGTTGGTTACATTAACAGCAAATTTGCTCTTGGATTGGAGTTCGGGAG GAACCTTCACAATATATACTGCAGTGTGTGTTTTCACAGCAGGATTTGTTGCCATTTGGGTCCCCGAGACAAAGGGaaaaactcttgaagaaatacaacagtttttcagatga
- the LOC127130114 gene encoding uncharacterized protein LOC127130114, whose protein sequence is MMFAFTSPTVKLDNSVNKGGGPPTLQIQVHNTMQGLRNTKHIDPNIVQQLSNILYEHNPRAKSYQMVRHWLFNSNTPNLKLRLISDRSIDGRIYNQPTVSEVAALVVRDIDTTKMRDIIMQSKGGHLQRINELHANYLAYKYPLILPYGKDGYIPTISHRDLDDFQDNKRNILTIRE, encoded by the exons ATGATGTTTGCCTTCACATCACCAACTGTAAAGTTGGATAATAGTGTTAACAAAGGAGGTGGACCACCTACATTACAGATTCAAG TCCATAACACAATGCAAGGCTTAAG GAACACAAAACACATTGATCCAAACATTGTACAACAATTGTCTAATATTCTCTACGAACATAATCCTCGTGCTAAGAGTTATCAAATGGTCAGACATTGGTTATTTAATTCTAATACACCAAACTTGAAATTGAGACTCATTTCTGATAGATCCATTGACGGAAGAATATATAATCAACCCACTGTATCAGAAGTTGCTGCTTTAGTTGTTCGTGACATTGACACTACAAAAATGAGGGATATCATCATGCAATCAAAAGGAGGACACCTACAAAGAATTAATGAGCTCCATGCAAATTACTTGGCTTATAAATATCCTTTGATTTTACCATATGGAAAAGATGGTTATATACCTACCATTTCTCATAGAGACTTAGATGACTTCCAAGACAACAAGAGAAATATACTTACAATAAGAGAATGA
- the LOC127130117 gene encoding uncharacterized protein LOC127130117, producing the protein MWNTLAATLRSKRRIIFHVASSGIESLLLLLRQLLGGRTTYSRFKIPVPTLESSICNINKKDELAELLQLTDIIIWDEAPMANKFCFKTLDKSLKDIMSENPEASKKLFGGKVRIFSEPNDDYVDISIPEEFLISNFSHPIEAIVGSTYLDLIHNSHDPNYLQSRAILTSTIEVINTSRIFFQEKKRNTSTLVMILLIDLQLQILMHLST; encoded by the exons ATGTGGAACACTTTGGCAGCAACACTCCGTTCTAAAAGGAGAATTATATTTCATGTTGCATCAAGTGGGATAGAAAGTTTGTTGTTact gttgcgacagtTACTAGGTGGAAGAACAACTTATTCTAGGTTTAAGATTCCCGTCCCTACATTGGAATCTTCAATTTGCAACATTAACAAAAAGGATGAACTTGCTGAGCTTTTACAGTTGACTGATATTATTATATGGGATGAGGCTCCAATGGCTAACAAGTTTTGCTTTAAGACTCTTGATAAATCTTTGAAAGACATTATGAGTGAAAATCCCGAGGCCTCTAAGAAACTATTTGGAGGCAAA GTCCGCATTTTTTCTGAGCCAAACGATGATTATGTTGACATTTCAATTCCTGAAGAGTTTCTAATTTCTAATTTTTCACATCCTATTGAGGCTATTGTTGGCAGTACCTATCTCGATCTCATTCATAACTCCCATGATCCCAACTATCTGCAAAGTCGTGCAATCTTGACTTCAACGATTGAAGTTATCAATACATCACGAATCTTCTTCCAG GAAAAGAAAAGGAATACTAGCACTTTAGTAATGATTCTATTGATAGATCTGCAACTACAAATTTTGATGCATTTGAGCACTTGA